In the Sus scrofa isolate TJ Tabasco breed Duroc chromosome 6, Sscrofa11.1, whole genome shotgun sequence genome, one interval contains:
- the OPRD1 gene encoding delta-type opioid receptor isoform X2 — protein MKTATNIYIFNLALADALATSTLPFQSAKYLMETWPFGELLCKAVLSIDYYNMFTSIFTLTMMSVDRYIAVCHPVKALDFRTPAKAKLINICIWVLASGVGVPIMVMAVTRPRDGAVVCMLQFPSPSWYWDTVTKICVFLFAFVVPILVITVCYGLMLLRLRSVRLLSGSKEKDRSLRRITRMVLVVVGAFVVCWAPIHIFVIVWTLVDIDRRDPLVVAALHLCIALGYANSSLNPVLYAFLDENFKRCFRQLCRTPCSRPEPSSFSRAREATARERVTACTPSDGPGGGAAA, from the exons ATGAAGACGGCCACCAACATCTACATCTTCAACCTGGCCTTGGCAGATGCACTGGCCACCAGCACGCTGCCCTTCCAGAGTGCCAAGTACCTGATGGAGACGTGGCCTTTTGGGGAGCTGCTCTGCAAGGCCGTACTCTCCATCGACTACTACAACATGTTCACCAGCATCTTCACGCTCACCATGATGAGCGTCGACCGCTATATTGCCGTCTGCCACCCGGTCAAAGCCCTGGACTTCCGCACACCTGCCAAGGCCAAGCTGATCAACATCTGCATCTGGGTCCTGGCCTCGGGTGTTGGTGTACCCATCATGGTCATGGCCGTGACCCGCCCCCGGG ACGGGGCAGTGGTGTGCATGCTCCAgttccccagccccagctggtATTGGGACACGGTGACCAAGATCTGTGTGTTCCTCTTCGCCTTCGTCGTGCCCATCCTCGTCATCACCGTGTGCTACGGCCTTATGCTGCTGCGGCTGCGCAGCGTGCGCCTGCTGTCAGGTTCCAAGGAGAAGGACCGCAGCCTCCGGCGCATCACGCGcatggtgctggtggtggtgggagcCTTCGTAGTGTGCTGGGCTCCCATCCACATCTTCGTCATCGTCTGGACGCTGGTGGACATCGACCGCCGTGACCCGCTCGTGGTGGCCGCGCTGCACCTGTGCATCGCGCTCGGCTATGCCAACAGCAGCCTCAACCCCGTGCTCTACGCCTTCCTGGACGAGAACTTCAAGCGCTGCTTCCGCCAGCTCTGCCGCACGCCCTGCAGCCGTCCGGAACCCAGCAGCTTCAGTCGCGCCCGCGAAGCCACTGCCCGCGAACGGGTCACCGCCTGCACCCCGTCTGACGGCCCCGGCGGTGGCGCTGCTGCCTGA